GCTGGAAAAGTTTCCTCAACCAGCGGCAGGAGACCCTTTGAGCTGATATATTTTGAAGAGTTTGAAAAGAAAGATATTGCAGAGAAGAGAGAACGGTTTTTCAAGACGGGTAAGGGCTTTGATACATTGAAAAATTTATTAAGGCTACCGCGCTGAATCTTGTTGGATAATGTGCCCCCCACTAATACTTTGGGGGGCTGAACCCACCGGCGA
Above is a genomic segment from Myxococcales bacterium containing:
- a CDS encoding GIY-YIG nuclease family protein produces the protein MHFVYVLKSKRDSRHYIGVTADLARRVEDHNAGKVSSTSGRRPFELIYFEEFEKKDIAEKRERFFKTGKGFDTLKNLLRLPR